The DNA window TTGGTTATTCGAACAAGTATAGAAAAGTTAAAAGGAGTAAGGCTTGAATTTTTTTACGAAGTAATAAGAAAAGAGGATGGAGTAGTATTAGCAACAGGAAGTACTATTCATGCATTTGTAAACAAAACACTCAAGCCTGTAAACTTTAAAAAATCAAATCCTAAGGTATGGAAGTTGCTTAAGGATTGTTGCAAAGAGGTGAAGTAAATGCTTGTGAAATTAATCCTTTTATTTACCCTTGTTCCACTGACAGAACTTGCTTTATTGATGAAACTAAGTGGATATATAGGTGTTACTTATACAATAGGAATTGTACTATTTACAGGAGTATTAGGAGCTTATTTGGCTAAATCACAAGGAAGAGAAATTATTTTTCGTATAAAATATGAAATGCAGCAAGGACATTTACCAGGAGAGCAATTGATGAATGGATTATGTGTTTTAGTTGGAGGAGCAATGCTCCTTACACCAGGAGTTTTGACAGATTTATTTGGATTTATTTTAGTCATCCCTATGACAAGAGAATTTGTAAAGATTTATGTGAAAAGGAAGTTAAGAAAGATGATTGATGAAGGAAATGTAAATTTTTATTTCAGATGGTAAAAAAACAATTATCATTATAGTTTGAAAAATATGAAAACGTTTGCTATAATGAATACAAAGATAAAGAAATTGAGGAATGATTATGGTAACAATTAAAGATATTGCAAAAAAAATAGGAGTATCCTATACAACTGTATCCCGTGCTTTAAATGGAAAGCCTGGAGTTAGCCAAGCTACGGTAGAAAAGGTGTTGAAAGAAGCTCAAAAAATGGGATATCAACCAAATGCAATTGCAAGGGGATTAGTAAAAAAGTATACGAATACCATTGGACTAGTCATTGGAGATATT is part of the Crassaminicella profunda genome and encodes:
- a CDS encoding FxsA family protein, with product MLVKLILLFTLVPLTELALLMKLSGYIGVTYTIGIVLFTGVLGAYLAKSQGREIIFRIKYEMQQGHLPGEQLMNGLCVLVGGAMLLTPGVLTDLFGFILVIPMTREFVKIYVKRKLRKMIDEGNVNFYFRW